A section of the Enterococcus saigonensis genome encodes:
- the narA gene encoding ionophore ABC transporter ATP-binding subunit NarA produces MTEIVKVQGLQKKFGKFQALKDVSFTVNAGEVVGFIGPNGAGKSTTIRTLLGIINQDEGDVQIFGKDVWKDSLEIHKRISYVPGDVALWGSLTGGEIIDLFIKLHGGGSKAKRDYLIKRFELDPKKKAKGYSKGNRQKVGLIAALSVESDLYILDEPTSGLDPLMEAVFQEEVEKIKNDGKAILLSSHILSEVERLADKVAIIRRGEVVETGTLDELRHLTRSTVTLVTKGDIEKLATLSGVHDFVQKDGKATFSADNEAMNTILTEATKLGVIKIESVPPTLEDLFMRHYEG; encoded by the coding sequence ATGACAGAAATTGTAAAAGTACAAGGCTTGCAAAAAAAATTTGGTAAATTCCAGGCGTTGAAAGATGTCTCATTCACAGTAAACGCCGGTGAAGTTGTTGGTTTTATCGGACCAAATGGAGCAGGAAAGTCAACGACGATTCGTACACTGCTAGGAATCATCAACCAAGACGAAGGAGATGTCCAAATATTCGGAAAAGATGTTTGGAAAGATAGTCTAGAAATCCATAAACGAATTTCGTATGTTCCTGGGGATGTTGCTCTTTGGGGCAGCCTGACTGGTGGAGAGATCATTGATCTATTTATCAAACTTCATGGCGGCGGGAGCAAAGCAAAGCGTGATTATTTAATCAAACGATTTGAACTTGATCCAAAGAAAAAAGCCAAAGGTTACTCTAAAGGAAATCGTCAAAAAGTCGGTTTGATTGCTGCACTTTCAGTTGAATCTGATCTGTATATTTTAGATGAACCGACTTCAGGACTAGATCCATTGATGGAAGCAGTATTCCAAGAAGAAGTAGAAAAAATCAAAAATGATGGCAAAGCGATTCTATTATCTTCACATATTTTAAGTGAAGTTGAACGATTAGCAGATAAAGTAGCAATCATTCGACGTGGAGAAGTAGTTGAAACAGGTACATTAGATGAATTGCGTCATTTGACTCGCTCAACAGTTACATTGGTGACAAAAGGCGATATTGAGAAACTTGCGACGCTCTCTGGCGTGCATGATTTTGTTCAAAAAGACGGCAAAGCAACTTTTTCTGCTGACAATGAAGCGATGAATACGATTCTGACCGAGGCAACCAAATTAGGTGTGATAAAAATCGAATCTGTACCGCCAACGCTCGAAGATTTATTCATGCGTCACTACGAAGGCTGA
- the narB gene encoding ionophore ABC transporter permease subunit NarB gives MNEKFARWNVLFIQYVKRDWKKIIVWVLGLGLFSGAYVPAFEEIAKGQGLLGMFETMQNPAMISMVGPTPIKIGTDYTLGAMYAQEMLLFCGLFAMIISALHVVSHTRKEEELGLTELVRSFRVGRQANSLAVISEMLLINLLLGLLIGGLMMSFGVKTIDAEGAFLFGGSIALAGIIGGVLALVMSQIMATSTGATGSTLSLIGLLYIVRAGTDVSNLDLSMFNPMGWIYLTYPFTKNNWLPLLFALIFSLVFTVLAFVLEEHRDMGAGYLPEREGRATAKKSLLSVPGLFFKINKGVMIGWLIAFVVMGAAYGSIYGDMQVFLGGNELMKQMFTQSGVSIEESFTATIMMVMIGLVTILPIAVVNKLFAEETRLHLSQLYVTKITRGQLYWTTIFLAIFAGVVGIGLASAGLGGTAISAMKNESTMDLTDFLAAGYNFLPSILFYIGLAALALGWLPKFGKVIYAYLGYSFALNYFGGILDLPDWFSKTAIQSWIPRLPMEEFDGTIFAVITVISIVFLFVGYLGYKRRDMVEGA, from the coding sequence ATGAATGAAAAATTTGCGCGTTGGAACGTATTGTTCATTCAATACGTGAAACGCGATTGGAAAAAAATAATTGTTTGGGTTTTAGGTTTGGGTTTGTTCTCAGGAGCATATGTACCAGCATTTGAAGAGATTGCTAAAGGACAAGGTCTTTTAGGGATGTTTGAAACGATGCAAAATCCAGCGATGATCTCGATGGTTGGACCTACACCAATCAAAATAGGTACGGATTATACTTTAGGAGCGATGTATGCTCAAGAGATGTTGCTGTTTTGCGGATTGTTCGCAATGATTATCTCAGCACTTCATGTGGTGAGCCACACGCGAAAAGAAGAAGAATTAGGTTTGACTGAATTGGTTCGCTCATTTCGAGTAGGACGACAAGCCAATTCATTAGCTGTTATCAGTGAGATGCTGTTGATCAATCTTTTATTAGGTCTTTTAATCGGCGGACTCATGATGAGTTTTGGTGTAAAAACGATTGATGCCGAAGGAGCTTTCTTGTTCGGAGGATCAATTGCATTGGCGGGAATTATCGGTGGTGTATTGGCACTTGTGATGTCGCAGATTATGGCGACTTCTACTGGAGCAACCGGCTCGACATTAAGTCTTATAGGACTTTTGTATATCGTGCGCGCTGGAACAGATGTGTCTAATCTTGATCTATCAATGTTCAATCCAATGGGATGGATTTACTTGACCTATCCTTTCACAAAAAATAACTGGCTACCATTATTATTTGCTTTGATTTTTAGTCTTGTTTTTACCGTACTTGCGTTTGTGTTGGAAGAACATCGCGACATGGGCGCAGGTTATCTTCCTGAACGAGAAGGACGTGCGACGGCGAAGAAATCACTACTTTCTGTACCTGGTTTGTTTTTCAAGATTAATAAAGGAGTAATGATTGGTTGGCTGATCGCATTTGTGGTTATGGGAGCTGCGTATGGCTCCATTTATGGAGACATGCAAGTCTTTCTTGGCGGAAATGAACTGATGAAACAAATGTTCACTCAATCTGGCGTTTCCATTGAAGAATCCTTTACGGCAACGATCATGATGGTAATGATTGGATTAGTCACAATCTTGCCAATCGCGGTGGTCAATAAATTATTTGCAGAAGAAACAAGACTGCATCTGAGTCAACTGTATGTAACGAAGATTACGCGAGGCCAATTATATTGGACAACGATATTTTTAGCTATTTTTGCTGGAGTCGTAGGCATTGGCTTAGCATCAGCGGGATTAGGTGGAACGGCGATTTCTGCGATGAAAAATGAATCGACTATGGATCTGACCGATTTCTTAGCTGCTGGATACAATTTTCTCCCTTCCATCTTATTTTATATTGGTTTGGCTGCTTTAGCGTTAGGCTGGTTGCCAAAATTTGGAAAAGTAATCTATGCTTATCTAGGCTATTCCTTTGCTTTGAATTATTTCGGCGGAATCTTAGATTTGCCGGATTGGTTCTCAAAAACGGCGATTCAAAGTTGGATTCCACGCTTACCGATGGAAGAATTTGATGGAACGATTTTTGCAGTAATTACTGTTATCAGTATCGTCTTCTTATTTGTCGGCTATTTAGGATACAAACGCCGTGATATGGTAGAAGGCGCTTAA
- a CDS encoding TetR/AcrR family transcriptional regulator: MDGFERRTEEKKKKVLRAAFDLMNTDTGIENLTIDAVAKKANVGKTSIFKYFGSKEKLIHEVFIRSMDEMGEKAKKIMEKNASFEETLIAMSQNKIDYLEKINKQFYLDLMSYYTKKEDSGFTRMMEAYTKQSFGIMLDLFHRGRKEGKVDLKYSDEFLMLYFQAMIEGISNPQIYEKILPYTAEWTELLVKGIAPRQ; this comes from the coding sequence ATGGATGGTTTTGAACGAAGAACAGAAGAAAAAAAGAAAAAAGTTTTACGAGCTGCTTTTGATCTGATGAATACAGATACGGGAATCGAGAATTTAACGATCGATGCCGTAGCCAAAAAGGCCAATGTAGGAAAAACTTCTATTTTTAAATATTTTGGCAGCAAAGAAAAGCTCATTCATGAAGTCTTTATCCGGTCAATGGATGAAATGGGGGAAAAAGCTAAAAAAATCATGGAGAAAAATGCATCATTTGAAGAAACTTTGATCGCCATGAGTCAAAATAAAATCGATTACCTCGAAAAAATCAATAAACAATTTTACCTAGATTTAATGAGCTATTACACTAAAAAAGAAGACAGCGGCTTTACCCGAATGATGGAAGCTTATACAAAGCAAAGTTTTGGCATTATGTTGGATTTATTCCATCGCGGGCGTAAAGAAGGAAAAGTCGATTTAAAATATTCAGATGAATTTTTGATGTTGTATTTTCAAGCCATGATCGAAGGCATCTCTAATCCGCAGATTTATGAGAAAATCCTGCCTTATACAGCGGAATGGACTGAGCTGTTGGTAAAAGGAATCGCTCCGAGACAATAG